In Paracoccaceae bacterium Fryx2, a single genomic region encodes these proteins:
- a CDS encoding YifB family Mg chelatase-like AAA ATPase: MVARAFTVAFEGVEARIVEVQCAIAAGLPAFAIVGLPDKAVSEARERVRAALASMSIALPSKRITVNLSPADLPKEGSHFDLPIALALLAALEIIPKDEVEHTVALGELSLDGRLIPVIGALPAAMAAAEDERALLCPKACGAEAAWVGATQVLAANSLDEVVRHYTGQSPLTPAEAGEVHALPQGRDLRDVKGQERAKRALEIAAAGRHHMLMVGSPGSGKSMLAARLPGILPPLSAVEALETSMIHSLAGLLTEGGISRARPFREPHHTASRAAIVGGGRGARPGEISLAHNGVLFMDEFPEFPRDVLETLRQPIETGEIVVARANAHVRYPCRFLLVAAANPCKCGYLTDPARACARVPACGEDYLGRISGPLLDRFDLRIEVPPVAYTDLDLPSTGDTSATIATRVGAARARQTLRFAAHPEVRVNAEAEGALLEEIATPDAEGRALLARVAERFGLSARGYHRVLRVARTIADLDGAANVRQPHVAEAVSYRLAVGPKG; encoded by the coding sequence ATGGTAGCCCGGGCCTTCACTGTGGCCTTCGAAGGCGTCGAGGCCCGCATCGTCGAGGTGCAATGCGCCATTGCGGCGGGCCTGCCCGCCTTTGCCATCGTCGGCCTGCCCGACAAGGCGGTGTCGGAGGCGCGCGAGCGGGTGCGCGCGGCGCTGGCATCAATGTCGATCGCGCTGCCCTCCAAGCGCATCACGGTGAACCTGTCGCCCGCCGATCTGCCCAAGGAAGGCTCGCATTTCGACCTGCCGATCGCGCTGGCGCTGCTGGCGGCGCTGGAGATCATCCCGAAGGACGAGGTCGAACATACCGTGGCGCTGGGTGAGCTGTCGCTCGACGGCCGCCTGATCCCGGTGATCGGCGCCCTGCCCGCCGCGATGGCGGCTGCCGAGGATGAACGCGCGCTCTTGTGCCCCAAGGCCTGCGGTGCCGAAGCGGCCTGGGTCGGCGCGACGCAGGTGCTGGCAGCCAATTCGCTGGACGAGGTGGTGCGCCACTACACCGGCCAGTCGCCCCTGACCCCGGCCGAGGCGGGCGAGGTCCACGCCCTGCCGCAGGGCCGCGACCTGCGCGACGTGAAAGGGCAGGAACGCGCCAAGCGCGCGCTGGAAATCGCGGCCGCCGGTCGGCACCACATGCTGATGGTAGGCTCTCCCGGGTCGGGCAAGTCGATGCTGGCGGCGCGCCTGCCCGGCATCCTGCCGCCCCTGTCGGCGGTCGAGGCGCTGGAAACCTCGATGATCCACTCGCTGGCGGGGCTTCTGACCGAAGGCGGCATCAGCCGCGCCCGCCCCTTCCGCGAACCGCACCACACGGCCTCGCGGGCGGCCATCGTCGGCGGCGGCCGGGGGGCCAGGCCGGGCGAGATCAGCCTCGCGCACAACGGCGTGCTGTTCATGGACGAGTTTCCCGAATTCCCGCGCGACGTGCTGGAAACCCTGCGCCAGCCGATCGAGACCGGCGAAATCGTGGTGGCCCGCGCCAATGCCCATGTGCGCTACCCCTGCCGCTTCCTGCTGGTCGCGGCGGCCAACCCGTGCAAATGCGGCTACCTGACCGACCCGGCGCGGGCCTGCGCCCGGGTGCCCGCCTGCGGCGAGGACTACCTCGGCCGGATCTCGGGGCCGCTGCTGGACCGGTTTGACTTGCGCATCGAGGTGCCGCCCGTGGCCTATACCGACCTTGACCTGCCGTCGACGGGCGACACCTCGGCCACCATCGCCACCCGGGTGGGGGCGGCGCGGGCGCGCCAGACCCTGCGCTTCGCCGCACACCCCGAAGTGCGGGTGAACGCCGAAGCCGAAGGCGCGCTGCTTGAGGAGATCGCCACCCCGGATGCCGAAGGCCGGGCACTCCTGGCGCGGGTGGCCGAACGCTTCGGCCTGTCGGCGCGCGGCTATCACCGCGTGCTGCGGGTGGCACGCACCATCGCCGACCTGGACGGGGCGGCCAACGTGCGCCAGCCCCATGTTGCCGAGGCCGTCAGCTACCGCCTTGCGGTCGGCCCAAAGGGCTGA
- a CDS encoding glutathione S-transferase N-terminal domain-containing protein, whose translation MTYDLAIGDRAYSSWSLRGWLMFDAFGIPVRTQTARLYTDELPQLLADFPPARTVPVMRAPDGAVVPETIAIAEELASRHPEAGIWPADARARAAARVLAAEMHAGFTALRSHCPMNLRVSYQGCEPTDAVLADLARLETLWAWARAQTGSQGPWLCGEYSAADAFFAPAAGRIATYNLPVGPGAATYVAAHLAHPSFRRWRAMGMVDGADQDFYRRDIARRPWPGPAPLPARAVAHGPSVNPACPYSGDPVTNFMEMGGRVWGFCNPFCRDKTLADPGAWPKFTALQAIYTS comes from the coding sequence ATGACCTACGATCTTGCCATCGGTGACCGTGCCTATTCCAGCTGGTCGCTGCGGGGCTGGCTGATGTTCGACGCCTTCGGCATTCCGGTCCGCACCCAAACCGCCCGGCTTTACACCGACGAACTGCCGCAGCTTCTGGCCGACTTTCCGCCCGCCCGCACCGTGCCCGTGATGCGCGCGCCCGATGGCGCGGTGGTGCCCGAAACCATCGCGATCGCCGAGGAACTGGCCTCGCGCCACCCCGAAGCCGGGATCTGGCCCGCCGACGCCCGCGCCCGCGCCGCAGCAAGGGTGCTGGCGGCCGAGATGCACGCAGGCTTCACCGCGCTGCGCAGCCATTGCCCGATGAACCTGCGCGTCAGCTATCAGGGGTGCGAGCCGACCGACGCGGTGCTGGCCGATCTGGCGCGGCTGGAAACGCTGTGGGCCTGGGCGCGGGCGCAGACCGGGTCGCAAGGCCCGTGGCTCTGCGGGGAATACAGCGCCGCCGACGCCTTTTTCGCACCGGCGGCCGGCCGCATCGCCACCTACAACCTGCCCGTCGGCCCCGGGGCGGCCACCTATGTCGCGGCCCACCTTGCCCACCCGTCTTTCCGCCGCTGGCGCGCGATGGGCATGGTCGATGGCGCCGATCAGGATTTCTACCGCCGAGATATTGCCCGCCGCCCGTGGCCCGGCCCCGCCCCGCTGCCCGCCCGCGCCGTGGCACATGGCCCCTCGGTCAACCCGGCCTGCCCCTATTCCGGCGATCCGGTCACCAACTTCATGGAGATGGGCGGCAGGGTCTGGGGCTTCTGCAACCCGTTCTGCCGCGACAAGACCTTGGCCGACCCCGGGGCCTGGCCGAAGTTCACGGCCCTTCAGGCCATTTACACTTCCTAA